In one Alnus glutinosa chromosome 14, dhAlnGlut1.1, whole genome shotgun sequence genomic region, the following are encoded:
- the LOC133857503 gene encoding phosphatidylinositol/phosphatidylcholine transfer protein SFH9 isoform X2 — translation MPGEVASIQEEGKGKSGCEVETASEDERRRVRGRSLKKKAMSASTKLSHTLRKRGNRVADCRFASISIYDVRDAKEEQAVNAFREALLAKDLLPRRHDDYHTLLRFLKARKFDIDKTLHMWAEMLNWRKEYGVDSFLWDFVYDEREDVQRWYPHGYHGVDRGGRPVYIERLGKVDPSKLMNVTTVDRFLKYHVQGFEKVFSEKFPACSIAAKRHIDSTTTILDVHGLNWVSFGKVAHDLVMRMQKIDGDNYPETLHQMFIVNAGSGFKLLWNTAKGFLDPRTTAKIHVLGNKFQNKLLEVIDPSQLPDFLGGACSCPNEGGCLRSDKGPWNNPEIMKLVHVGEAMYLRRIKSTYNGDDLEVKLSVSKVARSEISFAGSGSDMPTSASGVRQLMPLCRETGVLEERMSDPASTCSLVEPVGAAIRLEGTCSTSRLSLSSSSNGDSTNNGTQRRPLKKFIPYLTTLIIRVILKILTCVYLVLAGLGRIFRVQRTDKPLGNNSKPQFSDSGSEEQLISQAIKEDPLWQRLQHLETLVNDLVNKPTKIPPEKDDMLRESLSRIKSIEYDLQKTKKALLATASKQVELADSLEGLKDNSSTNT, via the exons ATGCCGG GAGAAGTGGCTTCAATTCAAGAGGAAGGGAAGGGCAAGAGCGGTTGTGAGGTGGAGACGGCGTCGGAGGACGAGAGGCGAAGGGTCCGGGGTAGATCTCTGAAAAAGAAGGCAATGAGCGCTTCCACGAAGCTCTCGCACACTCTTAGGAAGCGCGGGAACCGGGTCGCCGACTGCCGATTCGCCTCGATTTCGATCTACGATGTCCGCGACGCCAAGGAAGAACAAGCTGTCAACGCGTTCCGCGAGGCATTGCTCGCCAAAGATCTCCTCCCGCGTCGCCACGATGATTACCACACTTTGCTCAG GTTTCTAAAGGCAAGGAAGTTTGACATTGATAAAACTCTCCATATGTGGGCTGAAATGCTTAACTGGAGGAAAGAGTATGGTGTGGATTCTTTTTTATGG GATTTTGTATATGATGAACGTGAAGATGTTCAGCGCTGGTATCCACATGGTTACCATGGTGTAGACAGAGGGGGACGACCTGTTTATATTGAAAGACTTGGCAAAGTTGATCCTAGCAAGCTGATGAATGTCACCACGGTGGACCGGTTTTTAAAATATCATGTTCAGGGGTTTGAGAAGGTCTTCAGTGAGAAGTTCCCAGCATGTTCCATTGCTGCCAAGAGACACATAGATTCCACAACAACAATACTGGACGTGCATGGACTG AACTGGGTGAGCTTTGGCAAGGTTGCCCATGATCTTGTTATGCGCATGCAGAAAATTGATGGTGACAACTATCCTGAG ACATTACATCAGATGTTCATTGTTAATGCTGGTAGTGGGTTCAAATTACTATGGAATACAGCAAAAGGTTTTCTAGACCCAAGGACTACTGCAAAGATACAT GTTTTAGGCAACAAATTCCAAAATAAGTTGTTGGAGGTCATAGACCCAAG CCAACTGCCAGATTTTCTGGGTGGAGCTTGCTCATGCCCGAATGAAGGTGGGTGCCTTAGATCTGACAAGGGGCCTTGGAATAATCCTGAAATAATGAAA CTGGTACATGTAGGAGAAGCAATGTATCTGAGAAGGATTAAGAGTACCTATAATGGCGATGATTTAGAAGTCAAGTTATCTGTCTCTAAG GTTGCACGTAGTGAAATATCCTTTGCTGGGTCAGGATCAGACATGCCTACAAGTGCTTCTGGCGTCAGGCAGTTAATGCCACTTTGTCGTGAAACGGGTGTCCTGGAA GAAAGGATGAGTGACCCTGCATCTACCTGCAGCCTGGTTGAACCGGTTGGTGCTGCCATAAGGCTTGAAGGTACTTGTTCAACAAGTAGGTTATCACTCAGCTCCTCTTCTAATG GCGATTCAACCAACAATGGTACCCAAAGAAGGCCATTGAAGAAGTTCATTCCCTATTTAACAACTTTAATCATTCGTGTAATACTCAAAATATTAACATGTGTATATCTAGTACTAGCCGGGTTGGGGAGAATTTTCAGAGTGCAGCGTACAGACAAACCGTTGGGTAACAATAGCAAACCCCAGTTTTCTGATTCTGGATCTGAGGAGCAGCTCATTTCACAGGCAATCAAAGAGGACCCACTCTGGCAGAGGCTGCAGCATTTAGAAACATTAGTAAATGACCTGGTTAACAAACCTACAAAAATTCCTCCAGAGAAGGATGATATGCTTCGAGAATCTCTTAGTCGTATTAAATCCATAGAATATGACTTACAGAAGACAAAGAAA GCACTGCTTGCAACTGCATCAAAGCAAGTGGAGCTCGCTGACTCACTGGAAGGTTTAAAGGACAACAGCTCAACC AATACTTGA
- the LOC133857503 gene encoding phosphatidylinositol/phosphatidylcholine transfer protein SFH9 isoform X1, producing MPGEVASIQEEGKGKSGCEVETASEDERRRVRGRSLKKKAMSASTKLSHTLRKRGNRVADCRFASISIYDVRDAKEEQAVNAFREALLAKDLLPRRHDDYHTLLRFLKARKFDIDKTLHMWAEMLNWRKEYGVDSFLWDFVYDEREDVQRWYPHGYHGVDRGGRPVYIERLGKVDPSKLMNVTTVDRFLKYHVQGFEKVFSEKFPACSIAAKRHIDSTTTILDVHGLNWVSFGKVAHDLVMRMQKIDGDNYPETLHQMFIVNAGSGFKLLWNTAKGFLDPRTTAKIHVLGNKFQNKLLEVIDPSQLPDFLGGACSCPNEGGCLRSDKGPWNNPEIMKLVHVGEAMYLRRIKSTYNGDDLEVKLSVSKVARSEISFAGSGSDMPTSASGVRQLMPLCRETGVLEERMSDPASTCSLVEPVGAAIRLEGTCSTSRLSLSSSSNGDSTNNGTQRRPLKKFIPYLTTLIIRVILKILTCVYLVLAGLGRIFRVQRTDKPLGNNSKPQFSDSGSEEQLISQAIKEDPLWQRLQHLETLVNDLVNKPTKIPPEKDDMLRESLSRIKSIEYDLQKTKKALLATASKQVELADSLEGLKDNSSTGTNSCWPRHCKSYTAGR from the exons ATGCCGG GAGAAGTGGCTTCAATTCAAGAGGAAGGGAAGGGCAAGAGCGGTTGTGAGGTGGAGACGGCGTCGGAGGACGAGAGGCGAAGGGTCCGGGGTAGATCTCTGAAAAAGAAGGCAATGAGCGCTTCCACGAAGCTCTCGCACACTCTTAGGAAGCGCGGGAACCGGGTCGCCGACTGCCGATTCGCCTCGATTTCGATCTACGATGTCCGCGACGCCAAGGAAGAACAAGCTGTCAACGCGTTCCGCGAGGCATTGCTCGCCAAAGATCTCCTCCCGCGTCGCCACGATGATTACCACACTTTGCTCAG GTTTCTAAAGGCAAGGAAGTTTGACATTGATAAAACTCTCCATATGTGGGCTGAAATGCTTAACTGGAGGAAAGAGTATGGTGTGGATTCTTTTTTATGG GATTTTGTATATGATGAACGTGAAGATGTTCAGCGCTGGTATCCACATGGTTACCATGGTGTAGACAGAGGGGGACGACCTGTTTATATTGAAAGACTTGGCAAAGTTGATCCTAGCAAGCTGATGAATGTCACCACGGTGGACCGGTTTTTAAAATATCATGTTCAGGGGTTTGAGAAGGTCTTCAGTGAGAAGTTCCCAGCATGTTCCATTGCTGCCAAGAGACACATAGATTCCACAACAACAATACTGGACGTGCATGGACTG AACTGGGTGAGCTTTGGCAAGGTTGCCCATGATCTTGTTATGCGCATGCAGAAAATTGATGGTGACAACTATCCTGAG ACATTACATCAGATGTTCATTGTTAATGCTGGTAGTGGGTTCAAATTACTATGGAATACAGCAAAAGGTTTTCTAGACCCAAGGACTACTGCAAAGATACAT GTTTTAGGCAACAAATTCCAAAATAAGTTGTTGGAGGTCATAGACCCAAG CCAACTGCCAGATTTTCTGGGTGGAGCTTGCTCATGCCCGAATGAAGGTGGGTGCCTTAGATCTGACAAGGGGCCTTGGAATAATCCTGAAATAATGAAA CTGGTACATGTAGGAGAAGCAATGTATCTGAGAAGGATTAAGAGTACCTATAATGGCGATGATTTAGAAGTCAAGTTATCTGTCTCTAAG GTTGCACGTAGTGAAATATCCTTTGCTGGGTCAGGATCAGACATGCCTACAAGTGCTTCTGGCGTCAGGCAGTTAATGCCACTTTGTCGTGAAACGGGTGTCCTGGAA GAAAGGATGAGTGACCCTGCATCTACCTGCAGCCTGGTTGAACCGGTTGGTGCTGCCATAAGGCTTGAAGGTACTTGTTCAACAAGTAGGTTATCACTCAGCTCCTCTTCTAATG GCGATTCAACCAACAATGGTACCCAAAGAAGGCCATTGAAGAAGTTCATTCCCTATTTAACAACTTTAATCATTCGTGTAATACTCAAAATATTAACATGTGTATATCTAGTACTAGCCGGGTTGGGGAGAATTTTCAGAGTGCAGCGTACAGACAAACCGTTGGGTAACAATAGCAAACCCCAGTTTTCTGATTCTGGATCTGAGGAGCAGCTCATTTCACAGGCAATCAAAGAGGACCCACTCTGGCAGAGGCTGCAGCATTTAGAAACATTAGTAAATGACCTGGTTAACAAACCTACAAAAATTCCTCCAGAGAAGGATGATATGCTTCGAGAATCTCTTAGTCGTATTAAATCCATAGAATATGACTTACAGAAGACAAAGAAA GCACTGCTTGCAACTGCATCAAAGCAAGTGGAGCTCGCTGACTCACTGGAAGGTTTAAAGGACAACAGCTCAACC GGGACAAACTCTTGTTGGCCGAGACATTGTAAATCTTATACCGCAGGAAGATGA